From one Halothece sp. PCC 7418 genomic stretch:
- a CDS encoding sodium:proton antiporter: protein MALENVVGEAPLQEHLKQFLLVLSVSLAVATLSRSFPRFRDIPYTLLLVIVGLILALLDVRLINVPPEVTLFIFLPPLLLKTALDLNWSLVKHDINIVFLCAAIGVFLTITGVTITLTTFTNISPLIALLTGASLSATAPAPITALFGRLGVNQRLVALTDGENLFNVAIAIGAFVLLMDLPTDLDLTQVNLIALLGNVATLAGIGLLMGGMIGLIFSYLIHRSDLRFLGRSLLLIASYGTYLFTEELGGSGVVAVIVTGLILGTYGVSEMNPHKKQVLSEFLAFVAFLVNSIVFLLIGDKINFSNLGANIYPIGIAIITVVAMRAIAIYGTSYFGNKFQYSNISLDEQTVLWWSGLRGSISIALALSVPIVLVQSQTLEAVVFGVVLFTLLVQGLSSKWLLKQLGFLYEEHLQEKYLQLIARTVALKQILTHLKEEEITQRWEVDPRFHKYRDCVQEELERLEQQIEDYANKNPSLKKVANEQLKRELIAMETGIYSAFVQSGFLSDPPPLLLPEVLQDQN from the coding sequence ATGGCACTCGAAAATGTAGTGGGCGAAGCTCCCTTACAGGAACATTTGAAACAGTTTTTACTGGTTCTTTCTGTTTCGTTAGCGGTAGCAACTTTGTCTCGTTCTTTTCCACGCTTCCGCGATATTCCTTACACACTTCTTCTCGTCATTGTCGGGTTAATTTTAGCCTTACTTGACGTGCGTTTAATTAATGTTCCGCCAGAAGTGACTCTGTTTATTTTCCTCCCTCCCTTATTGCTGAAAACGGCTCTAGATTTAAATTGGTCTTTAGTCAAACATGATATTAACATCGTTTTTCTCTGTGCAGCAATTGGGGTTTTCCTCACCATTACTGGGGTGACAATTACTCTGACCACTTTCACTAATATTTCTCCTTTAATTGCTCTTCTCACAGGAGCAAGTTTATCCGCAACAGCACCCGCTCCAATTACAGCTTTATTTGGACGTTTAGGAGTGAATCAGCGTTTAGTTGCCCTGACAGATGGGGAAAATTTATTTAACGTCGCGATCGCGATTGGGGCATTTGTTTTATTAATGGATTTGCCCACCGATTTAGATTTAACCCAAGTTAATCTCATTGCTTTGCTGGGAAATGTTGCGACTTTAGCTGGCATTGGTTTACTCATGGGCGGAATGATTGGACTCATTTTTTCCTATCTAATTCACCGTTCTGATTTAAGATTTTTAGGACGTTCCTTACTACTGATTGCTTCTTATGGGACATATTTGTTTACAGAAGAACTCGGTGGATCAGGTGTGGTTGCAGTGATTGTCACTGGCTTAATCCTTGGTACTTACGGTGTTTCCGAGATGAATCCTCATAAAAAACAAGTGCTTTCTGAGTTTTTAGCCTTTGTTGCTTTCCTCGTCAATTCCATTGTTTTCTTACTCATTGGTGACAAGATCAACTTTAGTAATCTTGGGGCAAATATTTATCCCATTGGCATTGCGATTATTACTGTAGTCGCCATGCGCGCGATCGCGATTTATGGCACGAGCTACTTCGGTAATAAATTCCAGTACAGTAATATCAGTTTAGATGAGCAAACCGTTTTATGGTGGTCGGGTTTACGGGGGTCAATTTCCATCGCGTTAGCCTTAAGTGTTCCCATTGTTTTAGTGCAAAGCCAAACCTTAGAAGCGGTTGTTTTTGGGGTGGTTTTATTCACCCTGCTGGTGCAAGGTTTAAGTAGTAAATGGTTACTCAAACAACTTGGCTTTTTATACGAAGAACATTTGCAAGAAAAGTATTTACAACTGATTGCGCGGACGGTTGCTCTAAAACAAATTTTGACCCATCTCAAGGAAGAAGAAATAACCCAACGGTGGGAAGTTGATCCTCGATTTCATAAATATCGAGATTGCGTACAGGAAGAATTAGAACGATTAGAACAACAAATTGAAGATTACGCTAACAAGAATCCTTCTCTGAAAAAAGTCGCTAACGAACAACTGAAACGAGAACTGATTGCGATGGAAACAGGGATTTATTCTGCGTTTGTGCAGAGCGGATTTTTAAGTGATCCACCGCCTTTATTATTACCAGAAGTCTTACAAGACCAAAATTAG
- a CDS encoding urease accessory protein UreD, which translates to MLATPVKTASRWHGQLKLVYQQRDNKTQPRETYAQAPYKLQRPFYPQGEQTCYTTILHTAGGMVGGDQLSQSIQLQPKTHAVITTAAASKIYRSNGLTASQTVDIEVGENACLEYLPRETIVFKGAQYQQQLNVNLASTATWLGWEIVRFGRSARGEQFLQGEARSRTEIWQNGQLLWVDCPWLSGDKNILDSPHGLGGYPLVGTLVWFGKPVPPEIIAAVRNLWDESGNLGEAGTTALMSGLLCRYRGNSRAEVINWFTNIWRLMRQFDGKEPPVTPRVWQV; encoded by the coding sequence ATGCTAGCAACTCCTGTCAAAACAGCTTCCAGATGGCATGGTCAGCTAAAACTTGTCTATCAACAGCGAGACAACAAGACACAGCCCCGAGAAACTTACGCCCAAGCCCCTTATAAACTCCAGCGTCCGTTTTATCCGCAAGGGGAACAAACTTGTTATACCACAATTCTTCACACGGCGGGGGGAATGGTGGGTGGGGATCAACTTTCTCAGTCGATTCAGTTACAACCTAAAACTCATGCTGTCATTACCACCGCAGCAGCAAGTAAAATTTATCGGAGTAATGGTTTAACCGCCTCTCAAACCGTCGATATTGAGGTCGGGGAAAACGCTTGCTTAGAATATCTCCCCCGAGAAACAATTGTTTTTAAGGGCGCACAATATCAGCAACAGTTAAACGTTAATCTTGCTTCTACCGCCACTTGGTTAGGCTGGGAAATTGTCCGCTTTGGTCGTTCCGCCAGAGGAGAACAGTTTTTGCAAGGAGAAGCGCGATCGCGCACCGAAATCTGGCAAAATGGACAATTACTCTGGGTCGATTGTCCGTGGCTATCAGGAGACAAAAATATTTTAGACAGTCCTCACGGTTTAGGAGGCTATCCCTTAGTGGGAACACTTGTCTGGTTCGGAAAACCTGTCCCTCCAGAAATCATCGCAGCCGTCCGAAATTTATGGGATGAAAGCGGTAACCTTGGAGAAGCAGGAACAACCGCTTTAATGTCTGGATTATTGTGTCGATATCGGGGAAATTCTCGCGCTGAGGTGATAAACTGGTTTACAAATATTTGGCGATTAATGCGTCAATTCGACGGAAAAGAACCACCTGTTACGCCTCGGGTTTGGCAGGTTTAA
- the ureA gene encoding urease subunit gamma has protein sequence MQLSPQEKDKLSIFTAALLAERRKEKGLKLNYPEAVAYISAGLLEGAREGRSVADLMSYGKTLLTRDDVMEGIPEMVDEVQVEATFPDGTKLVTVHNPII, from the coding sequence ATGCAACTTTCACCTCAAGAAAAAGATAAATTATCCATTTTCACGGCTGCACTTCTTGCAGAAAGACGAAAGGAAAAAGGACTCAAACTCAACTATCCCGAAGCGGTGGCTTACATTTCCGCAGGACTGTTAGAAGGAGCGCGAGAAGGGCGTTCTGTTGCAGATTTAATGAGTTATGGCAAAACATTGCTTACCCGTGATGATGTCATGGAAGGAATTCCCGAAATGGTGGATGAAGTACAAGTTGAAGCAACCTTTCCTGATGGCACAAAATTAGTAACGGTTCACAATCCAATTATTTAA
- a CDS encoding RimK/LysX family protein yields the protein MSSSRKLPLIGWREVIALPKLNIPEVKAKIDTGARSSALHAYAIAHYHDQGEAMIRFWVHPYQKNTQYSIEAEAKLIEMREVRNSGGIAQLRPVVETIVELGEKQWSIELTLTNRDVMGFRMLLGRQAVRNHFLVDPGQSYLQSQAIKRK from the coding sequence ATGAGTTCATCTAGAAAACTACCATTAATTGGTTGGCGTGAGGTGATTGCTCTTCCCAAACTTAACATCCCAGAAGTTAAAGCCAAAATTGATACGGGGGCGCGATCATCGGCACTCCATGCTTACGCGATCGCGCATTATCATGATCAAGGGGAAGCCATGATTCGGTTTTGGGTTCATCCCTATCAAAAAAATACGCAATACAGCATTGAAGCAGAAGCCAAACTGATTGAAATGCGAGAGGTTCGTAATTCTGGGGGGATTGCTCAATTGCGTCCAGTTGTTGAGACCATAGTAGAATTAGGCGAGAAGCAATGGTCAATTGAACTCACCTTAACCAACCGCGATGTCATGGGGTTTCGGATGCTTTTAGGTCGTCAAGCCGTGCGAAACCACTTTTTAGTAGATCCAGGACAATCTTATCTGCAAAGCCAAGCCATAAAACGCAAATGA
- a CDS encoding urease subunit beta — MIPGEMQIQSGEIELNAGRPSVKIKVGNSGDRPIQVGSHFHFYEVNSALNFDREQAKGMRLDIPAGTAVRFEPGDEKEVQLVALAGRREVYGFNNRINGKL, encoded by the coding sequence ATGATACCAGGAGAAATGCAAATTCAATCAGGAGAAATTGAACTCAATGCGGGTCGCCCCAGTGTTAAAATAAAAGTAGGGAATAGCGGGGATCGACCGATTCAAGTCGGATCACATTTCCATTTTTATGAAGTGAATTCTGCGCTTAATTTTGACCGTGAACAAGCCAAAGGAATGCGGTTAGATATTCCAGCAGGGACTGCGGTTCGTTTTGAACCAGGGGATGAAAAAGAAGTGCAATTAGTGGCTTTAGCGGGACGCAGAGAAGTTTATGGTTTTAATAATCGTATTAACGGCAAACTTTAA
- the ureC gene encoding urease subunit alpha, translating into MSYRMDRRAYAETFGPTVGDRVRLADTELFIEVEQDLTTYGEEVKFGGGKVIRDGMGQSPISRADGAVDVVITNALILDWWGIVKADVGIKDGRIFKIGKAGNPYIQDNVDIIIGPSTEAVAGEGLILTAGGIDSHIHFICPQLIETAIASGITTMFGGGTGPATGTNATTCTPGSWNLGWMLQAAEAFPVNLGFFGKGNSAQPQGIEEQIIAGAMGLKLHEDWGTTPSSIDTCLSVADRYDVQVAIHTDTLNEAGFVEDTINAFKNRAIHTYHTEGAGGGHAPDIIKVCGQSNVLPSSTNPTRPYTTNTLEEHLDMLMVCHHLDPNIPEDVAFAESRIRRETIAAEDILHDLGAFSAIASDSQAMGRVGETIIRTWQTAHKMKLQRGLLPSPDNSSETHDNFRAKRYVAKYTINSAIMHGIAHEVGSIEEGKLADLCLWKPSCFGVKPEIIMKGGAIAYAQMGDANASIPTPQPIEMRPMFASYGKALATTSLTFVSQAGMEANIGQQLGLEKTLVPVRNTRTIGKAEMKCNNALPHIEVDSETYEVRADGELLTCEPATTLPMAQRYFLF; encoded by the coding sequence ATGAGTTACCGAATGGATCGCCGTGCTTACGCTGAAACTTTTGGTCCGACAGTGGGCGATCGCGTGCGTTTGGCGGATACGGAATTATTCATTGAAGTGGAACAAGATCTTACCACCTATGGCGAAGAAGTGAAGTTTGGGGGCGGAAAAGTCATCCGCGATGGCATGGGACAATCGCCAATTTCTCGTGCTGATGGTGCAGTAGATGTAGTGATTACTAACGCCCTCATTCTCGATTGGTGGGGGATTGTGAAAGCAGATGTGGGGATTAAAGATGGTCGCATTTTCAAAATTGGGAAAGCAGGAAATCCCTACATTCAAGATAATGTCGATATTATTATCGGTCCCAGTACCGAAGCAGTGGCGGGAGAAGGACTGATCCTCACGGCTGGCGGAATTGACAGTCATATTCACTTTATTTGTCCGCAACTGATTGAAACCGCGATCGCGTCTGGAATAACGACGATGTTTGGCGGTGGAACTGGACCCGCAACGGGAACGAATGCAACCACTTGCACCCCTGGATCATGGAATCTGGGCTGGATGTTACAAGCAGCAGAAGCCTTCCCCGTGAATTTAGGCTTTTTCGGGAAAGGAAATAGCGCCCAACCGCAAGGGATTGAAGAACAGATCATTGCAGGCGCAATGGGCTTAAAACTCCATGAAGACTGGGGAACCACACCATCCTCGATTGATACCTGTCTCTCGGTGGCGGATCGCTACGATGTGCAAGTTGCCATCCATACCGACACCCTCAACGAAGCGGGGTTTGTGGAAGATACCATTAACGCCTTCAAAAATCGCGCTATCCACACCTATCACACCGAAGGCGCGGGTGGCGGTCATGCGCCAGATATTATCAAAGTTTGCGGTCAAAGTAATGTTTTACCCTCTTCTACCAATCCCACCCGCCCTTACACCACCAACACCCTAGAAGAACATTTGGATATGTTGATGGTGTGTCATCACCTCGATCCCAATATTCCCGAAGATGTGGCGTTTGCTGAATCACGGATTCGCAGAGAAACCATTGCAGCCGAAGATATCTTACATGATTTAGGCGCATTCAGCGCGATCGCGTCCGATTCCCAAGCCATGGGGCGTGTCGGGGAAACCATTATTCGCACTTGGCAAACCGCCCACAAAATGAAACTACAACGGGGTTTACTTCCCTCACCAGACAATAGCAGCGAAACCCATGACAACTTCCGCGCCAAGCGATACGTTGCCAAATATACGATTAACTCCGCCATTATGCACGGAATCGCCCATGAAGTGGGTTCGATTGAAGAAGGGAAACTCGCCGACTTGTGTCTCTGGAAGCCCAGTTGTTTTGGAGTCAAACCTGAGATCATTATGAAAGGGGGCGCGATCGCGTATGCCCAAATGGGAGACGCAAACGCCAGTATCCCCACCCCACAGCCCATCGAGATGCGACCCATGTTCGCCAGTTATGGGAAAGCACTTGCGACAACCTCTCTCACCTTTGTTTCTCAAGCGGGAATGGAAGCCAACATTGGACAACAACTGGGTTTAGAAAAAACTTTAGTCCCTGTCCGAAATACCCGTACTATTGGCAAAGCGGAGATGAAATGTAATAATGCACTCCCTCACATTGAAGTAGATTCCGAAACCTATGAAGTGCGAGCAGATGGAGAACTTTTAACCTGTGAACCCGCTACCACTTTACCGATGGCGCAAAGGTATTTCTTGTTTTAG